The window ATGATATTTCACTACTAATTACCAGCCTGTTTGTGGAGGATAAGCAAATTCGTAATGAAATGATGATGCAGAGAAGATTCAGCAAAATCTGTGGAATATGTGTTGGAACCTAAGAAAAATGCTCACTTTGGATAATTCTCCTGGTGCATGGTctgaaacccaaccctaaatTGAGATTAGGGCAGAATTCGCAAAGGCTCTAAAAGGACAGAATAGGCTAATTAGGAAACAAGAAACACTGACTACAGGAACTGGGTAGGCCACAGAAACAGCATATATGATTAGAAGATTAAAACAGAAATGAAGGAAATCGAAAGCTCATTAACAGAATGGGGGATATTTTGTTACTCAAAACTACAGAACTTTTGAGCCTGAAACTTGGTTTGAGTAACCCTTTAGATCAAACTTATCAGTGGTTAAAACAGGACAGATATCTCTCGCTAATAATAGCAGGGTGTGATCGGGGCTGATATGGGATCCAACAGAAACAGAGCAGGGGTGTGGAAAGTGGTAGCAGCTGGTTTTAAGGTAGTGTTCGAAGATCAGAATCAATAGAGAATGAGGGGGGCTTAATTATGATTAGAAACCTTTGTTCTTTTTCCCCTCATTGTTTTTTGTGAAACTGCATTACATCTGATCTATGGTTTGGTGGTTTTGGAGGCTTTTGCACTGGCGATGAGAGGTTGCACTGTTGCAGTTAATGCTCGAATTGGTTAGTAGTTttaactttttcatgtttttcctGATAGGAAACATTGGTTTAGTGTTGTCTCTTCATTCTGTGGTGTATAACAatgctttttggtttttctaggaTATATGTGCTCCATCAGGCAAAACCTCAATAAAAGTCCTCGTCCAATACAGCGAGGCCCTCTATTATCTGTTGGCATTTTCATTGGTAatttttgttcaatttcaatGCCTCACTTCACTTTGTTCTATTGGgttcattttattttccttattttgtttttgtttcaattgCTATGCTTAGCTTATTCTCTGTATCCCTTCttcttatatttaaaaaagaaagatagtCATTGAAGAGAAAGGAATTTTTTCAATTATGATTAATTTCtcgtctctctctttttttccctctaaacagttgtgtgtgtgtgcaggaGGGCATGATAACCCAGAAGTGACGTTTGGGCTTTTCTTAGCCCATAAGGTGTCACTAATCCGTGCTGTGACGTACATGGTGGCACAATGCTTGGGTGCAATGTATGGTGTAGGGCTAGTAAAGGCCTTCCAAAAGTCTTACTATGTGCAGTATGATGGTGGGGTGAACGAGATCGCCACTGGCTACAGCAAAGGTGTGGGTTTTGCAGCAGAATTTATTGATACTTTCATCCTTGTCTACACTGTTTTCTTTGTTACTGATCCCAAGAGAAGTGCCAGGGACTCCCATGTCCCTGTAAGTTCACCTTGGTGGATGGGACAACCAGGTTTTTTTATCGCCGccacaattgaatttcttccttcttcctcttttctcttcttgattT is drawn from Telopea speciosissima isolate NSW1024214 ecotype Mountain lineage chromosome 1, Tspe_v1, whole genome shotgun sequence and contains these coding sequences:
- the LOC122655573 gene encoding aquaporin PIP2-4-like; translated protein: MRGCTVAVNARIGYMCSIRQNLNKSPRPIQRGPLLSVGIFIGGHDNPEVTFGLFLAHKVSLIRAVTYMVAQCLGAMYGVGLVKAFQKSYYVQYDGGVNEIATGYSKGVGFAAEFIDTFILVYTVFFVTDPKRSARDSHVPSGCRRRKKNWWTKRSRSDEAGLWHFQRQELQR